The following proteins come from a genomic window of Labeo rohita strain BAU-BD-2019 chromosome 25, IGBB_LRoh.1.0, whole genome shotgun sequence:
- the ldhd gene encoding LOW QUALITY PROTEIN: probable D-lactate dehydrogenase, mitochondrial (The sequence of the model RefSeq protein was modified relative to this genomic sequence to represent the inferred CDS: deleted 1 base in 1 codon), translated as MTSFIRALRFTSPRLPFICVRCRTYSAQTGAVERVISAFRSVSGDEGVSVGLAVREQHGKDESVHRCQPPDVVVFPRSVEEVSALAKICHHHQLPIIPFGTGTGLEGGVGALKGGVCFSLRKMEQVLDLHQEDFDVTVEPGVTRKSLNSYLRDTGLWFPVDPGADASLCGMAATSASGTNAVRYGTMRENVLNLEVVLADGTILHTAGKGRRPRKTSAGYNLTNLFVGSEGTLGIITKTTLRLYGIPESMVSAVCSFPSVQSAVDSTVQILQAGVPIARIEFLDDVMMNACNRFNNLSYAVTPTLFLEFHGSSKSMEEQVSITEEITRDNGGSDFAWAEDEETRSRLWKARHDAWYAALALRPGCKAYSTDVCVPISRLPQIIVETKEDLIRNNITGPIAGHVGDGNFHCLIVLDPNDQDEVQRVHSFTERLARRALSMDGTCTGEHGIGLGKRALLKEEVGPLAIEVMQGLKATLDPKNLMNPGKVL; from the exons ATGACCTCGTTCATACGAGCCCTGCGCTTCACTTCTCCACGGCTGCCGTTTATTTGCGTAAGGTGCAGGACATATTCTGCTCAA ACTGGAGCCGTCGAGCGGGTCATTTCAGCGTTTCGCTCTGTGAGCGGAGATGAAGGCGTGTCTGTGGGTTTAGCTGTCAGAGAACAGCACGGCAAGGATGAGTCTGTGCACAG ATGCCAACCACCAGATGTGGTGGTGTTTCCTCGGTCTGTAGAGGAGGTCAGTGCCCTTGCCAAAATTTGCCACCACCACCAACTACCCATCATCCCGTTTGGCACAGGGACAGGCCTGGAGGGAGGTGTTGGTGCTCTGAAG GGTGGAGTGTGTTTTAGTCTGAGAAAAATGGAACAGGTCCTTGATCTTCACCAAGAGGATTTCGATGTGACGGTTGAGCCAGGTGTGACTCGCAAAAGCCTGAACTCATACCTGCGTGATACTGGCCTCTGGTTTCCTGTCG ATCCAGGTGCTGACGCATCTCTCTGCGGCATGGCTGCAACTAGCGCGTCGGGCACCAACGCAGTCCGTTATGGCACGATGCGCGAGAACGTCCTGAACCTGGAAGTGGTTCTAGCAGATGGAACGATCCTCCATACAGCAGGGAAGGGGCGTCGTCCAAG GAAAACATCTGCTGGTTACAACCTGACAAACCTTTTTGTGGGCTCGGAGGGAACTTTGGGTATCATTACCAAAACCACGCTTCGGTTGTATGGTATTCCTGAAAGTATGGTGTCGGCTGTCTGCTCCTTTCCATCCGTCCAATCAGCGGTGGACAGCACCGTTCAGATCCTGCAAGCTGGAGTGCCCATTGCCCGCATCG AGTTCTTGGACGACGTGATGATGAACGCATGCAATCGCTTCAACAATCTGTCCTATGCGGTCACTCCTACCCTCTTTCTGGAGTTCCAC GGGAGCTCCAAAAGCATGGAGGAGCAGGTGTCCATCACAG AGGAGATCACAAGGGATAACGGAGGCTCAGACTTCGCCTGGGCAGAAGATGAGGAGACCCGCAGCCGGCTGTGGAAAGCCCGTCATGATGCATGGTACGCTGCCCTTGCCCTGAGGCCTGGATGTAAG GCGTATTCTACAGATGTCTGTGTGCCAATCTCACGACTGCCTCAGATTATAGTGGAGACAAAGGAGGATCTAATCAGAAACAACATTACCG GTCCTATTGCAGGTCATGTGGGTGATGGAAACTTCCATTGTTTAATAGTACTGGATCCTAACGACCAAGACGAGGTGCAAAGGGTTCACTCCTTCACTGAGAGACTAGCCAG GAGGGCATTGTCAATGGATGGAACTTGTACTGGTGAACACGGGATCGGTCTAGGAAAGCGGGCTTTGCTGAAAGAAGAGGTTGGTCCATTGGCCATAGAGGTCATGCAGGGCCTCAAGGCTACCCTGGACCCCAAAAACCTCATGAATCCTGGAAAGGTGTTATAA